The genomic stretch TGGTGGTGATGTGCGCCTGCGCATGCATTGCAGTCTTTGTCGGCGGGCCGATGATGCTCGCGTCGGCGTTCAGTAGCGATACGGCCAAAGCCAGGCAGGTCGGCGCGCAGATCGCCGACTACAAGTTGCCGGCCGGGCTCTCCGAGCAGTTGAGCATGGACCTGGTCGTCGTGAAGATGGTCGTCATCGCGCGCTTGGATAGTTCCGGGCCAACGCCGCCGATGTACATGATGATGCAGGCGCAGGGCATGGACCGCGACCAGATCGAGCAGCAGATGAAGCAGGCGATCCAGCAGCAGTTGCAGAATAACGCCGACATTCAGTTCACGCAGGTTGGCACACAGCAGGTGACGATCAAGGGCAAGCCGTCGACGATGACGATCTACGAAGGCCGCAGCAACGACGCCGGTCTGGTGCGCCAGGCCGTCGTGTCGTTTGAAGGCAAGGGTGGCACCGTGGTTCTGATGATTCTCGACAGCACGGCCACCTGGAATCAGGCCGAGATCAACGGTTTCCTCGGCTCGATCCGCTAGTTGAACGCTGCGCCCGGAACACGTCTGGAGAATTGCCCGTGAGTCGCAACGCAAAGATCGCACTGGTCGTCGTCGGGTGCTTGAGCCTGATGTGCGTGCTGTTGTGCGCGGCCGCGCTGCTAGTCGGTGGGCGCGCGGCCGGCCAGGTGTTCTCGACCGACCCGGAGCAGGCGCGCGAGGTGGGGCGGCAGATCGCCGACTACACCGCGCCTCCCGGTTATGCCGAGCGGATGAGCATGAATGTGCTCGCCTCGAAGTGGGTGATGATCGGGCCAGCCGCCGGGCACAGCGGCCTGATCTTCATGCTGATGCAGGCGAGCGGCATGCGCCGCGAGCAGATGGAAGCGCAGATGCGCCAGTCGCTGCAGGCGCAGTTGGGCACCGGCGGCGACCCGCAGACACTGGTCGAAACGCGGAACGTGCTGATCAAAGGAAAGCCGGTGGCGCTGTCGATCTACGAAGGTTCGGCGCGCGGCGGCAATCGCTTACGGCAGGCGTTTGCCGGATTCGACGGCAAGAGCGGCGCCACGCTGCTGATGGTAACCGGCGTCATGGATGAGTGGGACGACGCCGTGGTGGAACAGTTCATCGCATCGATCAAATAAGGAGCCTCATGGGACGCAAAGAACTGTTGATCGCGCTGTACGATTATGGCGCCTGGGCGTACGAGAAGCTGTTCGCCAAGATCGGCGAGTTGTCCGACGAACAGTATCGCAAAGTCTGGTCGCGCGGCTACCAGTCGATACACGATACGCTGGTACACAACTTTGGCGCCGATTCGCGTTGGCTCTCGCGTTGGCAGGGCGATCCGTCGCCGGCCATGCTCAACCCGGCCGAGTTGTCGTCGCTCGCGGAGATTAAGGGCCGTTGGGCCGATATAGTAGCGAAGCGCAAGGTGTATCTCGAATCGCTGAGCGAGGGGCAGCTGGACGAAGAGATCGTCTGGCAGCGCGGTAGCGAGCGCGTCAGGCTGCCGCGCTGACAGGCGATTACGACGGCAGCCACGCACGGCGTCCAGCATCGCAGCGAGATCGCGGCGATGCTGACCGACGCCGGCCATTCGCCGGGCGATCTGGACTTCGTCTGGTACTGCATAGGCAAATAGACGGGGAGCGCATTCATGAGCAAGAAGGAACTGATCGCGTCGCTTTACGCGCACGCGGCATGGGCCAACGCCAAACTACTGGACCAGGTGGCGCGTCTGTCGGAAGCAAAGTATCGCGACCCGATGTCGGCGGAGTACCGCTCCGTGCACGAGACGCTGGTACACACCCTGCTGGCAGAATGGCGCTGGTTTGAAGCGTGGCGAGGCGACGGCCAACCGCCGGCAAACATCAACGCCGACGACCTGACGACGCTCGATCTCATCCGGGCGCGTTGGGCGGAACTGCGCGAGCAGCGCGCGGCGTTTATCGCGTCGCTGACTGAGTCCGACCTCGAAGCGCAGTTGTCGCGGACGCGCGGCGGGCGCACCTCGACCTTCCTGCGCTGGCAGGCGATGACGACCGTCGCGCTGCACGGCGTACAGCACCGCGCCGAGATCGCGCAGTATCTCACGGCCGCGGGGTTCTCGCCCGGCGATCTCGACTTCATCTTCTACGTGATGTCCCAGCCCCCGCCGAGCTGACGCAAGGAACGCTGCTATGCTCCAGCAAGAGAAGATCGAGCAGGCGATCGGCGTCCTGCGTGAGACCGGTCTCGATGCGTGGCTGCTGTACGCGCGCGAAACGAGCGAGATCAACGAGCCGTCGTGGGACATGGTGGCGCCTGCCGGCGTGGTCTGGCCGGCGGCGGTCATCATTACCACCCGGGGCGAGCGCTTCGCCATCGTTGGCAAGTTCGACGACGCGGCCTTTCGCGCCAGCGGGCTGTACACCGGCGTGCTCACCTACACGCAGGGCATCGGCGAGACGCTGCGCGGTGTCCTGTCCGAACTCGATCCGCAGTCGATCGGGCTGAACTTCTCCAAGAGCAACGTGGCTGCCGACGGCCTTACGTATGGCATGTTTCTGCAACTGCAGGAGCATCTGGCCGGTACGCCGTACGTCGGGCGGCTGCAATCGGCCGATGCGGTGGTCTCGCGCGTGCGCGGGCGCAAGACGCCGACCGAGGCCGCGCGCGTGCGCGCCGCCATTGCGACGACTATGCGCCTGTTCGACGAGGTGACGCCGCTGATCCGCCCCGGCGCGACCGAGCGCGAACTGTACGATTTCATGCAGAAGCGCGTGGCCGAGCTTGGGCTGGGCTATGCCTGGGCACAGGCAGGCAACCCGATTGTCAACTCCGGGCCGGACTCGGCGATTGGCCACGGGCCGCCGACGACCGATATCCGCATTCAGCCGGGCCACCTGGTGCACATGGATTTCGGCGTGAAACAGGATGAGTACTGCTCGGATATCCAGCGTATGTGGTACGTGCGCCGGCCGGGTGAGCGCGACGCGCCCGAACCGCTCCGAGTCGCATTCGATGCGCTCATCAAGACCATCTCCGAGGGCATGCTGGCGCTTGAGCCTGGCGTGCCCGGCTGGCAGGTGGACCGGCGCGCCCGCGAAGTGATTACCGGCGCGGGCTTCCCGGAATACCAGCACGCCTTTGGGCATCAACTCGGTCGCACCGCGCACGACGGCTCCACACTGCTCGGGCCGCACTGGGAGCGGTATGGCCAGACGCCGTACGGCCTGGTGGAACCGGGCCAGATCTACACGCTGGAGCTGGGCGTGCAGACCGACGCGGGTATGCTGGCGCTGGAAGAAGACGTCATCGTGACCGAGACCGGCTGCGAGTTGCTTGAAGATCCGCAGACGTCGCTCTGGCTCATCTAGCGCGGCGCGAAAGTCATGGCAGCGCGTGAGCGGCTGGATGTGCTAGTGGTGGCGCGGGGACTGGCCGAGAGCCGCGAAAAAGCGCAGCGCCTGATCATGGCGGGCGAGGTGTTCGTGGACGGCCAGCGCATG from Chloroflexota bacterium encodes the following:
- a CDS encoding DinB family protein, which codes for MGRKELLIALYDYGAWAYEKLFAKIGELSDEQYRKVWSRGYQSIHDTLVHNFGADSRWLSRWQGDPSPAMLNPAELSSLAEIKGRWADIVAKRKVYLESLSEGQLDEEIVWQRGSERVRLPR
- a CDS encoding DinB family protein; translated protein: MSKKELIASLYAHAAWANAKLLDQVARLSEAKYRDPMSAEYRSVHETLVHTLLAEWRWFEAWRGDGQPPANINADDLTTLDLIRARWAELREQRAAFIASLTESDLEAQLSRTRGGRTSTFLRWQAMTTVALHGVQHRAEIAQYLTAAGFSPGDLDFIFYVMSQPPPS
- a CDS encoding aminopeptidase P family protein, with product MLQQEKIEQAIGVLRETGLDAWLLYARETSEINEPSWDMVAPAGVVWPAAVIITTRGERFAIVGKFDDAAFRASGLYTGVLTYTQGIGETLRGVLSELDPQSIGLNFSKSNVAADGLTYGMFLQLQEHLAGTPYVGRLQSADAVVSRVRGRKTPTEAARVRAAIATTMRLFDEVTPLIRPGATERELYDFMQKRVAELGLGYAWAQAGNPIVNSGPDSAIGHGPPTTDIRIQPGHLVHMDFGVKQDEYCSDIQRMWYVRRPGERDAPEPLRVAFDALIKTISEGMLALEPGVPGWQVDRRAREVITGAGFPEYQHAFGHQLGRTAHDGSTLLGPHWERYGQTPYGLVEPGQIYTLELGVQTDAGMLALEEDVIVTETGCELLEDPQTSLWLI